tcaatggggatggagggggcagTTGGGTGTCAATAGGGATGGAGGGGGCAGttgggtatcaatggggatggagggggcagttgggtatcaatggggatggagggggcagttgggtgtcaatggggagggagggggcagttgggtgtcaatggggacGGAGGGGGCAGTTGGGTATCAATAGGGATGGAGGGGGCAgttgggtgtcaatggggagggagggggcagTTGGGTGTCAATAGGGATAGAGGGGGCAGttgggtatcaatggggatggagggggcagTTGGGTATCAATAGGGATGGAGGGGGCAgttgggtgtcaatggggacAGAGGGGGCAGTTGGGTATCAATAGGGATGGAGGGGGCAGTTGGGTATCAATAGGGTTGGAGGGGGCAGttgggcatcaatggggatgtttgggatggaggggacatgGGAATATTGTGCACATTAGGACATGAGGACACTGAGCacatggggggacatggggacattGGGAACATGGGAATGGGGAAACCATGGGTGGGATATGGAGGGATATagagggatatggggggatatgtgtgggatatggggggatatggagGGATAtgggtgggatatggggggatatgtGTGGGATATGGAGGAATATAGGGGAATATGGGTGGGATATGGAGGGATATaggtgggatatggggggatatggggggatatggggggatatgtGTGGGATATGGAGGAATATAGGGGAATAtgggtgggatatggggggatatggagGGATATaggtgggatatggggggacATGGGTGGGATATGGAGGGATATGGGTGGGATATAGAGGGATATGGGTGGGATATGGAGGGATATGGGGGGCCATGGAGGAATATAGGGGGATATGGGTGGGGtatagggggatatgggggcaTCTGGGGACACGCAGGGACACGGGGGGGGGCCGGGCAGCTCCGATAAGCCCCGCCCATCGCCCCTAGCCCCGCCCCTCGCTCCGCCCCTCGCCCCTCGCCCCGCCCCTCGCCCTGCCCATCGCCCCGCCCATCGCCCCGCCCATCGCCCCGCCCCTTCCTCCTCTTGCTCGCCCCCTGGCGGCCCCGCGGTACTTCCGGTCCGGGAGAGCGGCCTCAGGACCGGAGGGACCGGAACCGAACGGAACCGGAACCGGAGCGGAACCGGAACGGGACCGGAGCGGGGCCTGGAACGGAACGGGAACGGGTGAGGGACCGGAGAGGAACCGGGACCGGAACGAACTGGAGCGGGGCCTGGAGCGGGGCCTGGAGCGGAGAGGAACCGGAGCGGAACCGGAGCGGCACCGGGCCCGGCTGCGGCTGCGGCTCCGGGAGAGCGGCCTCAGGACCTGAGGGACCGGAACGGAAcggaaccggaaccggaacGGGGCCTGGAGCGGGGCCTGGAGCGGAACCGGAGAGGAACGGAACCGGAGCGGGTGAGGGACCCGGCACAGGAGCTCCGGACACGGCCTCAGTGATGCCTCGGGACAAGGAGAGAGGCTCCCGGCgccgggatcgggatcgggatccATCCACTTCCCATCGGGATCCGTCCCCTTCCCATTGGGATCGGGATCCATCCACTTCCCATCGGGATCGGGATCCGTCTGCTTCCCATCGGGATCGGGATAACCCCGGCAGCCGCCGGCGGGATCGGGATCCATCCACTTCCCGTCGGGATCGGGATCTGTCCCCTTCCcatcgggatcgggatcggtCCCCTTCCCATCGGGATCCGTCCCCTTCCcatcgggatcgggatcgggatcgggatccGTCCCTTTCCcatcgggatcgggatcgggatccatccccttcccatcGGGATCGGGATCCGTCCCCTTCGCATTGGGATTGGGATAACACCGGCAGCCGCCATCGGGATCGGGATCCATCCCCTTCCTATCGGGATCGGGatccatccccttcccatcGGGATCCATCCACTTCCCGTCGGAATCGAGatccatccccttcccatcGGGATCGGGATCTGTCCCGTTTCCATCGGGATCGGGATCCGTCCCCTTCCCGTCGGGAttgggatcgggatcgggatccGTCCCCTTCCCgtcgggatcgggatcgggatccatccccttcccatcaGGATCGGGATCCGTCCCCTTCCCATCGGGATCGGGATCCATCCCCTTCCCATTGGGACTGGGCCAGCCccagcagccgccgccgcctgGAGCAGCTTTACTTCCATGGGCAGGACCCCATCAGCTCCCAGGACATTCCCAACTTCTGGAAGTTCTTCCAGCGCCTCCGCCTCTTCCAGAGCCTGCGACCGGATCGGGAAGCGGCTCCGGAGCCATCCCAGCCCCCCCCCGGCCTCATCCTGCCCCCCCACTACGACCCCCGTTACCGCATCAACCTGTCCCTACCGAGCCCGGATGTGGGATGCCGGGATAACGGGATCCCATTGGAATGCGGGTGGGAATTCCGCTGGGCTCTGCTCCATTACCTGCACTTCCAACAGAGGCAAAGCTTCTCCCGACTGCTCCGGATCCAACGGGAACGAGCTGCCCTTCCCATTGCCCGTTACCgggagcagctcctggatgCTGTGGCTCAGCACCAGGTGGTACTGGTGGCCGGGGATACCGGTTGTGGCAAGTCCACACAGGTGCCCCAGTTCTTACTGGGAGCCGGTTATAGCCACGTGGCTTGCACCCAACCCCGGCGCATTGCCTGCATCTCACTGGCCAAGAGGGTGGCATTGGAGAGCCTGCACCAGTATGGGAGCCAGGTGGGTACTGGGAGCATCCCAGTGGGGTGCTGGGAGGGGTTATCCTCACCTGGATCCCAGGTTGATCCACATGGGGTTGGGGGATCCTGGTTTGTCTGAATTGGCTTCAAGTGGCCCCAAATTCCTCAAGATTTCACCGAATTTTCTTGGAATTTGGGGGAAATTCTTCAATTTCATGCaaattgttttccagttttttcAAATTTGTCCAAATTGTCTTCGAATTTATCAAATTTGTATCCGGTTGGATTCAGTTTTATCCAGTTTTGATCCAAATTGTCTTCAAATTTCATCccaatttcttccattttctcccAAAtccttaaattttttttaatttcatcccaatttcttcatttttctcccaAATCCTTAAATTTTTTTGAATTTCATCccaatttcttccattttctcccaaatccttcaattttttttaatttcatcccaatttcttccattttctcccaattccttcaattttttttgAATTTCATCctaattttttccactttctcccACTTCCTTCCATTTCTTCCAAATTTCATCCCAATTTCTTCAATTTTTCTCCCaaatccttcatttttttttaaatttcatcccaatttcttccattttctcccAAAtccttcaatttttttaaatttcgtcccaatttcttccatttttctcccaaatccttcaattttttttaatttcatcccaatttcttccattttctcccAATTCCTTcgatttttttaaaatttcatccaatttttttccactttctcccaaatccttcaatttttttttaatttcatcccaatttcttccattttctcccAAATCCTTAACTTTTTGTAATTTAAtccaatttttttccatttcctcccatttcctcccatttcctcccatttcctcccatttcctctcatttcccccccccccacaggtCGGCTACCAGATCCGCTTCGAGAGCACTCGCTCCCCATCCACCCGCCTGCTGTTCCTGACCCAGGGGCTGCTCCTGCGCCAGGCTCAACGGGATCCCCTGCTCCGTGGGTACCACATCCTCCTTGCCGACGAGGTCCACGAGCGCCAGCTCCATGGGGATGTGCTCCTGGGGGTCCTGCGTCGCCTCCTGCCCCATCGCCCTGACCTCAAGCTGGTGCTCATGTCGGCCACCATCAACAtccctctcttctctgcctacTTCGGGGATGCTCCAGTGCTGCGGGTGCCTGGCAGGAGCTTCCCCATATCGGTGAGGATGGAGGGGGAACGTGGGGATGGAGCCTGTTGGGGACCGGTCCCATATGCAGCATCCCATATGCAGCATCCCGGTCCCGTATGCAGCATCCTGTATGCAGCATCCTGGATGCAGCATCCCGGTCCCATATGCAGCATCCTGGATGCAGCATCCCACTCCCATATGCAGCATCCTGTATGCAGCATCCCGGTCCCATATGCAGCATCCTGTATGCAGCATCCCGTTCCCATATGCAGCATCCCATATGCAGCATCCCGGTCCCATATGCAGCATCCTGGATGCAGCATCCCGGTCCCATATGCAGCATCCCGGTCCCATATGCAGCATCCTGTATGCAGCATCCCGTTCCCGTATGCAGCATCCCACTCCCATATGCAGCATCCTGTATGCAGCATCCCGTTCCTATATGCAGCATCCCGGTCCTGTATGCAGCATCCCGTTCCCATATGCAGCATCCTGTATGCAGCATCCCGTTCCCGTATGCAGCATCCCATATGCAGCATCCTGGATGCAGCATCCCGGTCCTATATGCAGCATCCCATATGCAGCATCCCACTCCCGTATGCAGCATCCCGTTCCCGTATGCAGCATCCCAGTCCCGTGTGCAGCATCCTGTATGCAGCATCCCGGTCCCATATGCAGCATCCCGGTCCCGTATGCAGCATCCCAGTCCCATATGCAGCATCCTGTATGCAGCATCCCGGTCCCATATGCAGCATCCTGTATGCAGCATCCCGGTCCCATATGCAGCATCCTGTATGCAGCATCCCAGTCCCATATGCAGCATCCCGGTCCCGTATGCAGCATCCTGTATGCAGCATCCCGGTCCCATATGCAGCATCCTGTTCCCATATGCAGCATCCCGGTCCCATATGCAGCATCCTGTATGCAGCATCCCGGTCCCATATGCAGCATCCCGTATGCAGCATCCCACTCCCATATGCAGCATCCCGTTCCCGTATGCAGCATCCCGTTCCCATATGCAGCATCCCGTTCCCATATGCAGCATCCCAGTCCCGTATGCAGCATCCCGGTCCCATATGCAGCATCCCAGTCCCGCATGCAGCATCCCACTTACTCCCATATGCAGCATCCCACTCACTCCCATATGCAGCATCCCGCTCCCATATGCAGCATCCCACTCCCATATGCAGCATCCCGTTCCCATATGCAGCATCCCGCTCCCGTATGCAGCATCCCATTCCCATATGCAGCATCCCACTCACTCCCATATGCAGCATCCCAGTCCCGTATGCAGCATCCCGTTCCCATATGCAGCATCCCGTTCCCATATGCAGCATCCCATTCCCGTATGCAGCATCCCATTCCCATATGCAGCATCCCGTTCCCATATGCAGCATCCCGTTCCCATATGCAACATCCCACTCCCATATGCAACATCCCGTTCCCATATGCAACATCCCACTCCCATATGCAACATCCCACTCCCATATGCAACATCCCACTCCCATATGCAGCATCCCGTTCCCATATGCAGCATCCCGTTCCCATAGGTCATCTACCAACCCATCCCCAAGGAGGATGCTCCAGCACCgggcagagcagggaaatgGGAACGCCTGGATCCCATGCCCTACCTGAGGGTGATGCAGGCCATCGACCACAAGTACCCAGCCGAGGAGCGGGGGGACCTACTGGTGTTCCTGAGTGGGGTGGCTGAGATTGGGGCCGTGCTGGAGGCAGCCCAGACCTATGCTGCATGTACCCAGCGCTGGATcgtgctcccactgcacagcacCCTGTCTGTGGAGGAGCAGGATAAGGtaaggggaaaggggggggcaCTGGTTTGGGTGGGGAGGGGGCTTAAAGGTCAGCCAGTTCCAAGTCCCTTCTATGGGATTCCTTCCATTAAAGGAGTGGGTCCAAGCCCCTTCTATGGGATTCCTTCTGTTAAAGGAGATGGATCCAAGTCCCTTCTATGGGATCCCTTCCATTAAAGGAGTGGGTCCAAGTCCCTTCTATGGGATTCCTTCCATTAAAGGAGGTGGTTCCAAGCCCCTTCTATGGGATCCCTTCCATTAAAGGAGTGGGTCCAAGCCCCTTCTATGGGATTCCTTCTGTTAAAGGAGATGCATCCAAGCCCCTTCTATGGGATCCCTTCCATTAAAGGAGGTGGCTCCAAGCCCCTTCTATGGGATTCCTTCCATTAAAGGAGTGGGTCCAAGCCCCTTCTATGGGATTCCTTCTGTTAAAGGAGATGGATCCAAGCCCCTTCTATGGGATTCCTTCTGTTAAAGGAGTAGGTCCAAGCCCCTTCTATGGGATTCCTTCCATTAAAGGAGTGGGTCCAAGCCCCTTCTATGGGATCCCTTCCATTAAAGGAGTGGGTCCAAGCCCCTTCTATGGGATTCCTTCCATTAAAGGAGTGGGTCCAAGCCCCTTCTATGGGATCCCTTCCATTAAAGGAGGTgcctccaagccccatccaacctggccttgatggGGCATCCAAACCTTcatccaacccatcccagtgtcccagcatccccataggaAAGAATTCCTCCTGTTATGGGGCCGAAGGGGGGGGGGTCTTTGGGATGccccttcctgctccttgtTGCTCTATGGGGTTTCCTTCTCCAGGTGTTTGATGTTCCCCCTCCGGGTGTCCGTAAGTGCATCCTCTCCACCAACATTGCTGAGACCTCAGTGACCATCGATGGGGTGCGCTTCGTCCTGGATTCAGGTTAACCCCaatcatcctcatcctcatcctcatccccatccccatcctcatccccatccccatccccatccccatccccatccccatcctcatccccatccccatccccatcctcatccccatcctcatccccatcctcatccccatcctcatccccatcctcatcctcatccccatcctcatcctcatcctcatccccatcctcatcctcaccctcatccccatcctcatccccatccccatccccatccccatccccatccccatcctcatccccatcctcatccccatcctcatccccatcctcatcctcatccccatcctcatccccatcctcatccccatcctcatccccatcctcatccccatcctcatccccatccccatcctcatccccatccccatccccatcctcatcctcatccccatcctcatccccatcctcatcctcatcctcatccccatccccatccccatcctcatccgcatccccatccccatcctcatcctcatccccatcctcatccccatcctcatccccatcctcatccccatcctcatccccatcctcatcctcatccccatcctcatcctcatccccatcctcatcctcatccccatcctcatccccatcctcatccccatcctcatccccatcctcatccccatcctcatcctcatccccatcctcatccccatcctcatcctcatccccatcctcatccccatccccatcctcatccccatcctcatccccatcctcatcctcatcctcatccccatcctcatccccatccccatccccatcctcatccccatcctcatccccatcctcatccccatcctcatccccatcctcatcctcaccctcatcctcatccccatcctcatccccatcctcatccccatcctcatccccatcctcatccccatcctcatccccatcctcatccccatccccatccccatccccatccccatcctcatccccatcctcatccccatcctcatccccatcctcatccccatcctcatccccatcctcatccccatcctcatccccatcccatccccatccccatcctcatcctcatcctcatccccatcccatcccatcctcatccccatcctcatccccatcccatccccatcccatcccatcccatccccatcccatcccatcccatccccatcctcatccccatcctcatccccatccttttccccatcctcatccccatccccatccccatccccatccccgtccccatcctcatcctcatcctcatccccatccccatccccatccccatccccgtccccatcctcatcctcatccccatccccatcctcatcccaatCCCAATGGATTCTCTTTGCCATATGGGAACAtctccctcttccttcttctccccgCAGGGAAGGTGAAGGAGATGAGCTACGACCCTCAGGACAAGCTCCAGCGCCTGCAGGAGTTCTGGATCAGCCAGGCCAGTGCTGAGCAGCGCAAGGGCCGTGCAGGCAGGACCGGTCCTGGGGTCTGCTATAGGCTCTATGCTAAGTCCGACTATGAGGCTTTTCCCCCTTATCCTGTCCCGGAGATCCAGAGGGTGGCTCTGGATGCTCTGGTGCTGCAGGTAATGGGGTCTCCTTGGGAGGGGGATGGCTCAAGCCCCATAGGCTCCTTTGGGGGGGGTAGGGATGCTCTTCCCATCATCCTTGGGCTCCTTCTTTTCCAGTTGAAGAGCATGGGGCTGGGTGACCCCCGCACCTTCCCCTTCCTGGAGCCTCCCCCCTCTTCCAGCCTGGAGACAGCTATAGGCTACCTGAAGGAGCAAGGAGCCCTGGATGAGGCCGAGCAATTGACTCCCATTGGCACCATCCTGGCCCAGCTGCCCGTGGATGTGGTGGTGGGTGAGTAACCCAAGGACCCCCCTTGGATGGGGTGAGGagcatggggtgggatggggggacTCATCCTGCCCTCACCCCATAGGCaagatgctggtgctgggagccCTGTTCGGCCTGGCCGAGCCCACGCTGACAGTGGCAGCGGTGCTGAGCGTCCCGTCCCCCTTCCTGCGCCCCACACATCCCAATCCGGATTGGACCACGGCCCGGAAGCCCCTCGAGAGCCCCTATGGGGACCCGTTGACGCTGCTCAATGTCTTCAATGCATGGGTCCAGGTGGGATCCCTGTATCCGGATGGACCCTTGGGATTCGGGAATGCCGCATCCCGGTGCTGAGCACCCACTGCTCCCGGTGCAGGTGAAGTCGGAGCGGGGGGGCAGCTCTAGGAAGTGGTGCCGGCGCCGGGGCTTGGAAGAGCATCGTCTCTATGAGGCTGCCAACCTGCGACGGCAATTCCAGGTGGgatcccatcctcatccccatcctcatccccatcctc
The window above is part of the Melopsittacus undulatus isolate bMelUnd1 chromosome 24, bMelUnd1.mat.Z, whole genome shotgun sequence genome. Proteins encoded here:
- the DHX34 gene encoding probable ATP-dependent RNA helicase DHX34 → MPRDKERGSRRRDRDRDPSTSHRDPSPSHWDRDPSTSHRDRDPSASHRDRDNPGSRRRDRDPSTSRRDRDLSPSHRDRDRSPSHRDPSPSHRDRDRDRDPSLSHRDRDRDPSPSHRDRDPSPSHWDWDNTGSRHRDRDPSPSYRDRDPSPSHRDPSTSRRNRDPSPSHRDRDLSRFHRDRDPSPSRRDWDRDRDPSPSRRDRDRDPSPSHQDRDPSPSHRDRDPSPSHWDWASPSSRRRLEQLYFHGQDPISSQDIPNFWKFFQRLRLFQSLRPDREAAPEPSQPPPGLILPPHYDPRYRINLSLPSPDVGCRDNGIPLECGWEFRWALLHYLHFQQRQSFSRLLRIQRERAALPIARYREQLLDAVAQHQVVLVAGDTGCGKSTQVPQFLLGAGYSHVACTQPRRIACISLAKRVALESLHQYGSQVGYQIRFESTRSPSTRLLFLTQGLLLRQAQRDPLLRGYHILLADEVHERQLHGDVLLGVLRRLLPHRPDLKLVLMSATINIPLFSAYFGDAPVLRVPGRSFPISVIYQPIPKEDAPAPGRAGKWERLDPMPYLRVMQAIDHKYPAEERGDLLVFLSGVAEIGAVLEAAQTYAACTQRWIVLPLHSTLSVEEQDKVFDVPPPGVRKCILSTNIAETSVTIDGVRFVLDSGKVKEMSYDPQDKLQRLQEFWISQASAEQRKGRAGRTGPGVCYRLYAKSDYEAFPPYPVPEIQRVALDALVLQLKSMGLGDPRTFPFLEPPPSSSLETAIGYLKEQGALDEAEQLTPIGTILAQLPVDVVVGKMLVLGALFGLAEPTLTVAAVLSVPSPFLRPTHPNPDWTTARKPLESPYGDPLTLLNVFNAWVQVKSERGGSSRKWCRRRGLEEHRLYEAANLRRQFQELLRDHQLLEDASEPSSSIRHRERRELHRLWRSHRECEGRKRKLLRLQDGLDTSSGEEEDGGSHRKGIDIQDVKFQLRHDVSELQASSSLVLASSQLALLQLVLCRGLYPQLALPDPFNGSRRDSEQVFHTRSKASVVPHPTSVFATNPELLHHKEQGGGRGAEEGLSHRHQLLAFVSLLETSKPYLVNCVRVPALQALLLFSQSLDTNADCSRLVADAWLEVSIPKAEEAVRLLSMALQLRSAWDQLLQQLLGKLERSPSQWDVAKLSRRLLEFLQEKVPYRLHQLTGLEKQNLYVGPQLVMASAPHLQGLFPGMEMIPDEVKGGHRITDFLTYNCLAMDTDLYNNCLRSFWTCPHCQLHMPFTPLERMCHESSCQPPPEAPPEEATQSSSKASSLHRPYHCPICQQDFTFTPTEILRHKKQHH